In Methanocorpusculum vombati, a genomic segment contains:
- the frhD gene encoding coenzyme F420-reducing hydrogenase, FrhD protein, protein MEGLFPEVIIAGVGNELFGDDGFGPAVIRALSEYELPDNVKAMDVGLGGPHLVFSMLDPEETKKLIIVDCMDFGGKPGDLTKIPADLLPEGRQERYMDAHSGNLLDPIGRLKGKMDIIILGCQPAYIPAPDSEDFALELSPEVQGAIPKTVNIILKEIGS, encoded by the coding sequence ATGGAAGGACTGTTTCCAGAAGTAATAATCGCCGGTGTCGGTAACGAACTGTTTGGCGACGACGGATTTGGTCCCGCAGTAATCAGAGCACTTTCCGAGTACGAACTTCCCGACAATGTAAAAGCTATGGATGTGGGTCTTGGTGGCCCGCATCTGGTTTTTTCAATGCTCGATCCGGAAGAAACAAAGAAACTGATCATTGTGGACTGTATGGACTTCGGGGGAAAACCCGGTGACCTCACAAAAATCCCCGCCGACCTTCTGCCGGAAGGCAGACAGGAACGTTACATGGATGCCCATTCCGGAAATCTGCTGGATCCTATCGGCAGACTGAAGGGAAAGATGGATATTATTATCCTCGGTTGCCAGCCCGCCTATATACCCGCACCGGACAGCGAAGACTTCGCTCTTGAACTGAGTCCGGAAGTACAAGGGGCCATTCCCAAAACTGTAAACATCATCTTAAAAGAGATAGGAAGCTAA
- a CDS encoding GTP-binding protein yields the protein MRLITVAGPPSSGKTSVILRLADVLREKNQKIGVVKFDCLTSFDRERYTEYGIPVQVGFAGKFCPDHFFISNIEDAVRWGVREGFDILITESAGLCNRCSPHIRGVLAVCVIDNLSGVHTPRKIGPMLKFADIVVVTKGDIVSQAEREVFMFNIRQVNSSAKIVFINGITGQGAFMLGKHAESAANVTSLRGYKLRFTTPSSVCSYCTGETRIGEEYQNGMLRKMEFP from the coding sequence ATGCGACTGATAACCGTAGCAGGCCCGCCCTCATCAGGAAAAACATCGGTTATCCTGCGGCTTGCGGACGTCCTGCGTGAAAAAAACCAGAAGATAGGCGTCGTCAAGTTCGACTGTCTCACTTCCTTTGACCGCGAACGCTACACCGAGTACGGCATTCCGGTACAGGTTGGGTTTGCCGGAAAGTTCTGCCCTGACCACTTCTTCATCAGCAACATCGAAGACGCCGTCAGATGGGGCGTACGGGAAGGGTTTGACATCCTCATCACCGAAAGCGCCGGACTCTGCAACCGCTGTTCCCCGCACATCCGCGGAGTACTCGCAGTCTGCGTCATTGACAATCTCTCCGGCGTGCACACACCCCGGAAAATCGGGCCGATGCTGAAGTTCGCCGACATCGTGGTCGTCACCAAAGGCGACATCGTCTCCCAGGCGGAACGCGAGGTGTTCATGTTCAACATCCGGCAGGTCAACAGCAGCGCAAAAATCGTCTTCATCAACGGCATTACCGGACAGGGAGCGTTCATGCTCGGAAAACATGCAGAGTCCGCAGCAAATGTCACAAGTCTCCGCGGCTACAAACTCCGGTTCACCACCCCCTCCTCGGTCTGTTCCTACTGTACCGGAGAGACGCGGATCGGGGAAGAGTATCAGAACGGCATGCTGCGAAAGATGGAGTTCCCATGA
- a CDS encoding cupin domain-containing protein, with protein MKYDPKSLIGTPVDLASLTEYQPGSVVSRMVINKKAGTVTAFAFEAGEGLSEHTAPYDALVIVLEGEADIPVGGVPHHLKAGQMIIMPANVPHAVHPTTRFKMMLVMIHE; from the coding sequence ATGAAGTATGATCCGAAATCCCTAATCGGAACACCGGTCGATCTCGCCTCGCTCACGGAGTACCAGCCGGGATCGGTTGTTTCCCGGATGGTTATCAACAAGAAGGCAGGAACGGTCACGGCGTTTGCGTTTGAAGCAGGTGAAGGACTCTCCGAACACACCGCGCCGTACGATGCACTGGTGATCGTCCTTGAAGGCGAGGCGGACATTCCGGTCGGCGGCGTCCCCCATCACCTGAAAGCCGGACAGATGATCATCATGCCCGCAAACGTACCGCACGCGGTGCATCCGACGACCCGGTTCAAGATGATGCTGGTAATGATTCACGAATAA
- a CDS encoding DUF364 domain-containing protein, translating into MWEIYDAVISGIPEEYTVDDLILGGYTTYVRSGTGSGIAGTIPGDSRPEMFRRELGMPLRELAEAVKSWNYVESSIGLAAINAYYNCPEVAAANGVELAGSRITEDRKNDPFIMSQNRIKNKKVCVIGHFPHLEQLFAPVCDLSIIEMPPGADDYPEPASDYLVPEADFVFITCASIVYKTLPRYLTLAENAENVVIVGPSTPLAPALFDFGVDDLSSFVIRDGDHAKRIAQGLDMDRIYATGQKVSWKKPAVEK; encoded by the coding sequence ATGTGGGAAATTTATGATGCAGTTATTTCCGGGATCCCGGAAGAGTACACGGTTGACGATCTGATCCTCGGCGGCTACACGACGTATGTCAGAAGCGGCACGGGATCAGGGATTGCCGGAACAATTCCGGGCGACAGCCGCCCGGAGATGTTCCGGCGGGAACTCGGCATGCCGCTGCGCGAGCTTGCCGAAGCGGTGAAGTCCTGGAACTATGTGGAGTCCTCCATTGGTCTTGCGGCAATCAATGCCTACTACAACTGTCCGGAGGTTGCGGCAGCAAACGGCGTGGAGCTTGCCGGATCCCGCATTACCGAGGATCGAAAAAATGATCCGTTTATTATGTCCCAGAACCGGATCAAAAACAAAAAGGTCTGTGTGATCGGCCATTTCCCCCACCTGGAACAGTTGTTTGCCCCGGTCTGTGATCTTTCGATCATCGAGATGCCGCCGGGCGCAGACGACTATCCGGAACCTGCGAGCGATTATCTTGTGCCGGAAGCGGATTTTGTGTTCATCACCTGCGCAAGTATTGTGTACAAGACTCTGCCGCGCTACCTGACCCTCGCGGAAAATGCGGAGAATGTGGTCATTGTGGGTCCGTCAACACCACTCGCCCCGGCACTCTTCGACTTCGGTGTCGATGACCTCTCCTCGTTTGTGATCCGCGACGGCGATCATGCGAAGCGGATCGCCCAGGGACTGGACATGGACCGGATTTATGCAACCGGCCAGAAGGTCAGCTGGAAAAAACCGGCTGTGGAAAAATAA
- the rimI gene encoding ribosomal protein S18-alanine N-acetyltransferase, producing MVVVNGVGGTAAGCTIRKATLEDIPEIYRIELMCFSDPWDYKGMIEMMGVFLTSFYVAEADGRIVGFSAGAIEETDEEKYGHVCNLAVVPELRGFGIGRLLLRKLERDFFLDGCCACSLEVRVSNTAAHGFYERIGYEDVIVFGGYYEDGEDAIVMMRWF from the coding sequence ATGGTAGTGGTGAACGGCGTCGGCGGGACAGCCGCCGGCTGTACTATCCGCAAGGCGACACTTGAGGACATTCCGGAGATTTACCGGATTGAACTGATGTGCTTTTCCGACCCCTGGGACTATAAGGGCATGATCGAGATGATGGGCGTGTTTCTGACCTCGTTCTATGTCGCAGAAGCGGACGGACGGATCGTCGGGTTTTCCGCAGGAGCCATTGAAGAGACGGACGAGGAGAAGTACGGGCATGTCTGCAACCTCGCGGTGGTTCCGGAACTGCGGGGATTTGGAATCGGCAGGCTTTTGCTCCGCAAACTGGAACGGGACTTTTTTCTGGACGGGTGCTGTGCGTGCAGTCTGGAGGTGCGGGTAAGCAACACGGCGGCGCACGGATTTTATGAGAGGATCGGTTACGAGGATGTTATTGTGTTCGGCGGGTACTATGAGGACGGTGAGGATGCAATTGTGATGATGCGGTGGTTCTGA
- a CDS encoding PEGA domain-containing protein produces the protein MHNKCVCVLVVIAAVLIFLPAVSAAYDVNSPGYIDVSSSPSGALVYIDGTYEGSTPLTISVDGDISHSVEVTYVGYEGYLTYVFSGPGEISYVYADLIPVPAPSAAYLSISSNPSGALAYVDGSYEGSTPLTVSVAPGSHSVRLEYVGYYSWLDTAYAYDSRTTSVYGSLNLVPNPPAPTNVPTYVPNPVSGSGDLYITSNPSLAEVYVDNAYKGFTPITVTADGGYHTVRIESSGYSGWSDSVFVTADQTATVYAALTPNPSPTKSPVPLTCLLGLAGAALLAVRRII, from the coding sequence ATGCATAACAAATGCGTGTGTGTATTGGTGGTGATTGCCGCAGTTCTGATTTTCCTGCCGGCAGTCTCCGCTGCTTATGATGTGAATTCACCGGGGTACATTGATGTATCCTCCAGCCCGTCCGGTGCCCTGGTGTATATTGATGGTACCTACGAGGGATCGACGCCGCTTACCATCTCTGTCGATGGAGATATCAGCCATTCAGTGGAGGTCACCTATGTCGGGTACGAGGGGTACCTGACGTATGTTTTTTCGGGTCCCGGTGAGATTTCTTACGTGTATGCCGATCTGATTCCGGTTCCCGCACCGTCCGCAGCATATCTGTCCATCTCCTCAAACCCGTCCGGTGCACTTGCGTACGTTGACGGTTCGTATGAGGGAAGTACGCCTCTGACCGTTTCGGTAGCTCCGGGTTCCCACTCCGTGCGGCTGGAGTATGTCGGCTATTATTCCTGGTTGGATACTGCCTACGCCTATGATTCCCGGACCACTTCGGTGTACGGCAGTTTAAACCTTGTTCCAAATCCGCCTGCTCCAACCAATGTGCCTACCTATGTACCAAATCCGGTTTCCGGTTCCGGTGATCTCTACATCACCTCCAACCCCAGTCTTGCGGAAGTCTATGTGGATAATGCCTACAAAGGATTTACCCCGATTACGGTCACTGCTGACGGAGGATACCACACGGTGCGGATTGAATCGTCCGGCTATTCCGGCTGGTCGGATTCCGTCTTTGTTACCGCAGATCAGACTGCAACGGTGTATGCGGCATTAACGCCCAATCCAAGTCCGACCAAATCCCCGGTACCGCTGACGTGTCTTCTTGGTCTTGCAGGTGCAGCGCTTCTGGCCGTCCGCAGAATTATCTGA
- the frhG gene encoding coenzyme F420 hydrogenase subunit gamma: protein MGLFDKFKSLLFGKGDVSEGTQDEKPVASKQEPVASKQEEPVSAKHEAPVTKAKPADMKVEQKPIIQKPKEEKPVADKITVGHVHMSGCTGCLVSLADNYEGLLTILDKYADLVYCLTLADVRHIPEMDVALVEGSVCLNDECSMEEILETRERAKIVVALGGCACYGNTTRFCRGGQQNQPQHEAFLPIGDLIKVDVYIPACAPTPQQIRNVCLMAYLLLKGNDEQKALATAYLTPLMNLAAAGTEACGCDLMTEVINQGLCCGCGSCAAACTVRAITMQYGRPQVERDLCIKCGACYAQCPRSFFSFDVCGQYESITNLIGEVMKP from the coding sequence ATGGGATTATTCGATAAATTCAAAAGCTTACTGTTCGGAAAAGGCGATGTCAGCGAGGGAACGCAGGACGAAAAGCCTGTTGCCAGTAAACAGGAGCCTGTTGCCAGTAAACAGGAAGAACCTGTGTCAGCAAAGCATGAAGCGCCTGTTACTAAGGCAAAGCCGGCTGACATGAAGGTCGAACAAAAGCCAATTATTCAAAAACCAAAGGAGGAGAAGCCAGTGGCTGACAAGATTACTGTAGGACATGTACACATGAGCGGATGTACCGGATGTCTCGTGTCCCTTGCAGATAACTACGAAGGATTACTTACGATCCTTGACAAATACGCTGACCTCGTCTACTGCCTGACGCTCGCCGACGTGCGCCACATCCCGGAAATGGATGTCGCACTGGTCGAGGGTTCCGTCTGTTTAAACGACGAGTGCTCAATGGAAGAGATTCTGGAAACCCGTGAGAGAGCAAAGATTGTTGTTGCTCTCGGCGGCTGTGCATGTTACGGCAACACCACGCGCTTCTGCCGCGGTGGCCAGCAGAACCAGCCCCAGCACGAGGCATTCCTGCCGATCGGCGACCTGATCAAGGTCGATGTCTACATCCCCGCATGTGCACCGACCCCGCAGCAGATCCGCAACGTGTGCCTGATGGCATACCTGCTTCTGAAAGGCAACGACGAGCAGAAAGCACTCGCAACTGCATACCTTACCCCGCTGATGAACCTTGCAGCAGCAGGAACCGAAGCATGCGGATGCGACCTGATGACCGAAGTCATCAACCAGGGCCTCTGCTGCGGATGCGGCAGCTGTGCTGCGGCCTGTACGGTTCGTGCAATCACGATGCAGTACGGCAGACCACAGGTCGAGCGTGATCTGTGTATCAAATGCGGCGCCTGCTACGCCCAGTGTCCGAGAAGCTTCTTCAGCTTCGATGTCTGCGGACAGTATGAATCGATTACGAACCTCATTGGAGAGGTTATGAAACCATAA
- a CDS encoding DUF1015 domain-containing protein codes for MVTIYPFTGLHPSDAAFSFVPSVPYDVISAEDAAAEIAKNDKTLLRVIRTDAELPDIDPHDDRIYERAREMFAQMKADGLLVSDDKPAFYIYRITLGGETFTGLISCVSVAEYKDDTIKKHELTRYDKEEDRTRHIDAVSAHTGQVFLLYKDPGSIHAHISALADAMQPFGEYRSAGGNLHQIYRVSDPAEIAKLETMFAEIQNLYIADGHHRAKSSANVYDRRKAEGRCTPDAERFMSVLFAHDKVRIYGYHRLVRDLAGMNADQFLGDLALRFTVTPVKKVDTTKNTVPPLAETDGSTHIIHLYLESQWYELTRPVDPKADAIARLDVSVLQESVLDDMLGIIDPRGDPRISFVGGIVPLADVVKEVDAGEYSAAFIMQPVTAQGVIDVADNAMIMPPKSTWFEPKLLSGMVIHEIR; via the coding sequence ATGGTCACTATATATCCGTTTACCGGTCTTCACCCGTCGGACGCGGCATTTTCGTTTGTTCCGTCCGTCCCGTATGACGTTATCAGTGCGGAGGATGCCGCCGCCGAGATTGCGAAGAACGATAAAACCCTTCTTCGCGTCATCAGAACCGATGCAGAACTACCGGACATTGATCCGCATGATGATCGCATCTATGAACGTGCCCGCGAGATGTTTGCGCAGATGAAGGCGGACGGCCTTCTCGTTTCCGATGATAAGCCGGCGTTTTACATCTACCGTATCACCCTTGGCGGTGAGACGTTTACCGGTCTCATCTCCTGCGTGAGTGTTGCGGAGTACAAGGACGACACGATCAAGAAGCACGAACTGACCCGCTACGACAAGGAAGAGGACCGTACCCGCCACATCGATGCGGTCTCGGCACATACCGGTCAGGTGTTCCTGCTTTACAAGGATCCGGGAAGCATTCATGCCCACATCTCCGCCCTTGCGGATGCCATGCAGCCGTTCGGTGAGTACCGGAGCGCGGGCGGTAATCTGCATCAGATTTACCGTGTGAGCGATCCGGCAGAGATTGCAAAGCTGGAGACGATGTTTGCGGAGATCCAAAATCTCTACATCGCCGACGGTCATCACCGCGCCAAGTCCTCGGCCAATGTGTACGACCGCCGGAAGGCGGAGGGCAGATGTACGCCGGATGCCGAGCGGTTTATGAGTGTCCTGTTTGCCCACGACAAGGTACGGATCTACGGCTACCACCGTCTGGTCCGCGACCTTGCCGGTATGAACGCCGATCAGTTCCTCGGCGATCTCGCGCTGCGGTTCACGGTGACGCCGGTCAAAAAAGTGGACACAACGAAGAACACCGTCCCGCCCCTTGCGGAGACGGATGGTTCGACCCACATCATCCATCTGTATCTGGAGAGCCAGTGGTATGAGCTGACCCGCCCGGTGGACCCGAAGGCGGATGCGATTGCGAGACTCGACGTCTCGGTGTTACAGGAGTCGGTGCTGGACGATATGCTCGGCATCATCGATCCCCGCGGCGATCCCCGAATTTCCTTCGTCGGCGGTATTGTTCCGCTCGCAGATGTTGTGAAGGAGGTTGATGCAGGCGAGTACTCGGCGGCATTCATCATGCAGCCGGTGACCGCCCAGGGTGTCATCGATGTTGCGGACAATGCGATGATTATGCCGCCGAAGTCCACCTGGTTTGAGCCGAAACTTCTGTCGGGTATGGTTATTCACGAGATACGGTAA
- the frhA gene encoding coenzyme F420 hydrogenase subunit alpha: MSKVVEISPTTRHEGHSKLVLKVNDEGIIERGDWLSITPVRGVEKLAIGKTYEQVPKIASRVCGICPIAHTLAATEAMEASMGVEIPDDAYLLRIILQCANRLHSHALHDILALPDMYLPGTDSKINPFSPEEPVRSVAKRIQTLRMIGQTIGEIAGGEAVHPSNPRVGGMYKNITPRARTKIYDLAKQALPLAREQMEFMIAVFENYAKRDWAEMCGREVAIPKDLGFHQQGYMATDPCYGSSSLDEHPTWDPARWLEVRPWDWYMGEEEITMDDPNYPVGGTTKAGGKAWPQMQACTGVPLYDGQPVEVGPRARLAMYRNYDRKGAIGLNIAREMEYMDSVYKMIEAADALNTSGSVVADVIPQGDGTIGWAANEAPRGADVHLAKVRNGKVEWFSMLVPTTWNFPTCSRALTGAPWELAEVIVRAYDPCVSCATHMIVLDEDNRLVAQKLLE; encoded by the coding sequence TTGTCGAAAGTAGTAGAAATTTCCCCGACCACCAGACATGAGGGTCACTCCAAGCTCGTTTTAAAAGTAAACGATGAAGGAATCATTGAGCGCGGAGACTGGCTTTCCATCACGCCGGTTCGTGGAGTAGAGAAGCTTGCCATCGGTAAGACCTATGAGCAGGTTCCCAAGATCGCTTCCCGTGTGTGTGGTATCTGTCCGATTGCCCACACGCTTGCCGCAACAGAGGCAATGGAAGCATCGATGGGTGTAGAGATCCCAGACGACGCATATCTTCTGCGTATAATTCTCCAGTGTGCAAACAGACTGCACTCCCACGCACTGCATGACATTCTTGCACTGCCGGATATGTATCTGCCGGGCACTGACTCGAAGATCAACCCGTTCTCCCCCGAGGAGCCGGTCAGATCCGTTGCAAAACGTATCCAGACTCTCCGTATGATCGGTCAGACCATTGGCGAGATCGCAGGCGGAGAAGCAGTACACCCGTCCAACCCGCGTGTTGGTGGTATGTACAAGAATATCACTCCGCGTGCAAGAACCAAGATCTATGACCTTGCAAAGCAGGCACTCCCGCTCGCACGCGAGCAGATGGAGTTCATGATTGCAGTCTTCGAGAACTATGCAAAACGTGACTGGGCAGAGATGTGCGGCCGCGAAGTTGCAATCCCGAAGGACCTTGGTTTCCACCAGCAGGGATACATGGCAACCGACCCGTGCTACGGAAGCTCTTCTCTTGATGAGCACCCGACCTGGGACCCGGCACGCTGGCTTGAAGTCAGACCCTGGGACTGGTACATGGGCGAAGAAGAGATCACCATGGACGACCCCAACTACCCGGTTGGCGGAACCACCAAAGCAGGCGGAAAAGCCTGGCCGCAGATGCAGGCATGCACCGGTGTCCCACTTTACGACGGACAGCCCGTCGAGGTCGGACCGCGTGCCCGTCTTGCAATGTACAGAAACTACGACCGCAAGGGAGCCATTGGTCTCAACATTGCACGTGAAATGGAATACATGGACTCCGTCTACAAGATGATTGAGGCAGCAGATGCACTCAACACCTCCGGAAGCGTCGTTGCAGACGTCATTCCGCAGGGTGACGGAACCATCGGATGGGCAGCAAACGAAGCACCGCGCGGCGCAGACGTTCACCTCGCAAAGGTCCGCAACGGCAAAGTCGAGTGGTTCTCTATGCTCGTTCCGACTACCTGGAACTTCCCGACCTGCAGCCGTGCACTTACCGGCGCACCGTGGGAACTCGCAGAAGTCATTGTCCGTGCATATGACCCCTGTGTATCCTGTGCAACCCACATGATTGTACTGGATGAAGACAACCGGCTTGTGGCACAGAAGCTCCTTGAGTGA
- the frhB gene encoding coenzyme F420 hydrogenase subunit beta encodes MEYLGQYKAVYKAKAGCEDILAKSQDGGIVTAMFAYALETGIIDGAIVAGPGEEAYKPEPMIATTVDELLAARGTKYSISPNMSLIKEATRSYGLDKIGIVGTPCQIQAVRKAQLYPIGLRDVPDKIALALGIFCMENFPYQGLYQMVEDHCATKIDNVTKMDIGKGKFSVYTERGVNAQIPLKVTHKYEQPGCHVCLDYVANMADISTGSVGTPDGWSTVFVRSAAGEAAFNKAVEAGWIIAESMDGVKPGLELVTKLATEKITKNQKYIEHRAHAEHEALKPLRNPYI; translated from the coding sequence ATGGAATATCTTGGACAATACAAGGCAGTCTACAAAGCCAAAGCCGGCTGTGAAGACATTCTCGCAAAGTCCCAGGACGGAGGAATCGTCACCGCAATGTTTGCCTACGCACTGGAGACAGGCATTATTGACGGAGCAATCGTCGCAGGACCCGGAGAAGAGGCATACAAGCCCGAGCCGATGATCGCCACCACCGTTGACGAGCTTCTCGCAGCACGTGGTACGAAATACTCGATCTCTCCGAACATGTCTCTGATCAAGGAGGCAACCCGCAGCTACGGTCTTGACAAGATCGGTATTGTGGGAACCCCCTGTCAGATTCAGGCAGTCAGAAAAGCACAGCTGTACCCGATTGGTCTCCGTGACGTTCCGGACAAGATCGCTCTTGCTCTCGGTATCTTCTGTATGGAGAACTTCCCGTACCAGGGTCTTTACCAGATGGTTGAGGACCACTGTGCAACCAAGATCGACAATGTCACCAAGATGGACATTGGAAAAGGCAAATTCTCTGTGTACACCGAGCGCGGTGTGAACGCACAGATCCCGCTGAAGGTTACCCACAAGTACGAGCAGCCGGGATGCCACGTCTGTCTTGACTACGTTGCAAACATGGCAGATATCTCAACAGGATCTGTCGGTACTCCGGATGGATGGTCCACGGTCTTTGTCCGCTCCGCAGCAGGAGAGGCAGCATTCAACAAGGCTGTTGAGGCAGGATGGATCATTGCAGAGTCGATGGACGGCGTCAAGCCGGGTCTGGAACTCGTGACAAAGCTCGCAACCGAGAAGATCACGAAGAACCAGAAGTACATCGAGCACCGCGCCCACGCGGAGCACGAGGCACTCAAACCCCTGCGCAACCCCTACATCTAA
- a CDS encoding MerR family transcriptional regulator translates to MFRIGDFSRLSKTTIKTLRYYDEEGLLKPQRVDFVTNYRYYTTEQLVQLHDIQSFRQAGLSVAEIKAIRSGRDAAEILLRRKAELETDLAHTQHQLSCIEFILSGRGTESAMTYSAIIKEIPEYIVFSKKACIPTYETCMELFPAIGKAVAEANPHLKCVTPDYCFRVDLDREYRDHDINIEYCQAVEEKGVDVGDIIFKTIPAVTVVSVMHKGAYEHLGQAYAYVFKWIEENGFETTDEPPRESYIDGIWNKEDVADWLTEIQVPILKK, encoded by the coding sequence ATGTTTCGCATCGGCGACTTTTCCAGACTCAGCAAAACAACGATCAAGACGCTTCGCTATTATGATGAAGAGGGACTCCTCAAACCACAAAGAGTTGACTTCGTCACCAACTACCGCTACTACACCACCGAACAGCTCGTGCAGCTCCACGACATTCAGTCGTTCCGGCAGGCCGGGCTGTCGGTTGCGGAGATCAAAGCGATCCGATCCGGCAGGGATGCCGCAGAGATTTTGCTGAGACGAAAGGCCGAACTCGAAACTGATCTTGCACACACACAACACCAGCTCTCCTGCATTGAGTTTATTCTTTCAGGAAGAGGCACGGAGTCTGCTATGACCTATTCGGCAATCATCAAAGAAATTCCGGAATACATCGTTTTCTCAAAGAAAGCCTGCATTCCGACCTACGAAACCTGTATGGAACTGTTTCCCGCAATTGGAAAAGCGGTGGCCGAGGCAAACCCGCATCTGAAGTGCGTGACACCTGACTACTGTTTCCGGGTCGACCTTGACCGGGAGTACCGGGACCACGACATCAACATTGAGTACTGTCAGGCTGTCGAAGAGAAGGGCGTTGATGTGGGTGACATCATCTTCAAAACCATTCCCGCAGTAACGGTCGTCTCGGTGATGCACAAGGGAGCATACGAACATCTCGGACAGGCGTATGCGTATGTGTTCAAGTGGATCGAGGAGAACGGATTTGAGACGACGGATGAACCGCCCCGCGAAAGCTACATCGACGGCATCTGGAACAAAGAGGACGTGGCGGACTGGCTTACGGAGATTCAGGTACCTATTCTGAAAAAATAA
- a CDS encoding ATP-binding cassette domain-containing protein: protein MTDDLYDRVAGRTLRELLAEHPVAADFFVNYNLQNLRDDLPLAEALDYADENTLIDFGLDKTTVLDQLVLFLRTVAEEKQTAAVQEITILGGRTKSGEAEEFTLTIQPGEIVSIVGPTGSGKSRLLADIECLAQRDTPTKRQVLVNGRELADEKRFAMDGRLVAQLSQNMNFVMDLSVGEFLEMHAKSRMHPDPAKVAAECFAAANDLAGEKFTPQTKVTQLSGGQSRALMIADTACMSASPIVLIDEIENAGVDRRQAVRMLAKNEKIVLISTHDPLLALMAGKRLVIKNGGVHKIIETTPEERESLAQIERLDTTIQSIRNRLRSGEKITPDTI from the coding sequence ATGACCGATGATCTCTACGACCGTGTCGCAGGCCGGACACTGCGGGAACTGCTCGCCGAACATCCGGTTGCAGCAGACTTCTTCGTCAACTACAACCTGCAGAACCTCAGGGACGATCTGCCGCTCGCGGAAGCACTGGACTATGCCGATGAGAACACCCTCATCGATTTCGGGCTGGACAAGACCACGGTTCTTGATCAGCTTGTCCTGTTTCTCCGGACGGTCGCCGAGGAAAAACAGACCGCAGCGGTACAGGAGATCACTATCCTCGGAGGCCGGACAAAGTCCGGCGAGGCCGAGGAGTTCACACTCACCATTCAGCCGGGCGAGATTGTGAGCATTGTCGGACCGACCGGCTCCGGCAAGAGCAGGTTGCTCGCCGACATCGAGTGTCTCGCCCAGCGAGACACCCCGACAAAACGGCAGGTTCTCGTCAACGGCAGAGAACTTGCGGATGAGAAGCGGTTTGCCATGGACGGCAGACTCGTTGCCCAGCTGTCGCAGAACATGAACTTCGTGATGGATCTCAGTGTGGGCGAGTTTCTGGAGATGCACGCAAAAAGCCGTATGCATCCCGACCCGGCGAAGGTTGCGGCCGAATGTTTCGCCGCGGCAAATGATCTTGCCGGCGAGAAGTTCACGCCTCAGACCAAAGTCACCCAGCTCTCCGGCGGTCAGTCGCGGGCGCTGATGATCGCCGACACCGCCTGTATGAGTGCATCGCCGATTGTTTTGATCGATGAGATCGAGAACGCCGGCGTGGATCGCCGGCAGGCTGTCCGGATGCTTGCAAAGAATGAAAAAATTGTTCTCATCTCCACGCACGATCCGCTTCTTGCCTTAATGGCCGGGAAGCGGCTGGTGATCAAAAACGGCGGGGTGCACAAAATCATCGAGACAACACCGGAAGAACGGGAGAGCCTTGCACAGATTGAGCGGCTTGACACCACCATTCAGTCCATCCGCAACCGGCTGCGCAGCGGAGAAAAAATCACCCCCGATACCATCTGA